In Desulforhopalus sp., the genomic stretch CGCGGCAACACCCTGGCGACGGTGGTGGAAAACCGTCATCTGGCCGAACTGTCCAGCTTGGAGAATATCGACAATATCTATTTTTCCACGAGGGAACATGCTGCGGGCATCCTTGAGGCGATCGACCACTACAGGTTTTTTGATGATACCAGTGAGGTTGTTCCATGAGACGCCTGCTGCTCTGTACCGATCTGGACCGGACGCTGCTTCCTAATGGAGCTGCGCCAGAATCGGCAGGGGCACGCGAATTGTTTACCCAACTTGCCAATCGCGACGATGTCGTCGTTGCCTTTGTGACTGGCAGGCATCTGGCCCTTGTCAAGAAGGCAATTGCCGATTATAGCTTGCCTCTGCCGGAGATTATTGTCGCCGATGTGGGCACAACCATTTACCGGAGCAACAGGGCTGGGTGGCGGCGAATGAAATCCTGGGATCATCTCCTTGACGCCGACTGGCGCGGACTTTCCTGGCGAGACATCGATCGACTGGTAGGGAATATTGCCGGGCTCAGTCGGCAGGAAGAGGCAAAACAAGGGAAATACAAACTGAGTTTCTGCCTGTCTCTTACTATCGATCCCCAACCTGTGCTTTGTTGGCTTGAGACGCGATTGCGTGCCGCACAGATCAATGCTGCC encodes the following:
- a CDS encoding HAD-IIB family hydrolase, yielding MRRLLLCTDLDRTLLPNGAAPESAGARELFTQLANRDDVVVAFVTGRHLALVKKAIADYSLPLPEIIVADVGTTIYRSNRAGWRRMKSWDHLLDADWRGLSWRDIDRLVGNIAGLSRQEEAKQGKYKLSFCLSLTIDPQPVLCWLETRLRAAQINAALVWSIDEEKETGLIDLIPQCAGKLPAIRFVMHQYGFSLKGVLFAGDSGNDLDVLQSDIPSVLVANAHPVVKQQVTSSTVASLHIASGGYLGMNGNYAAGILEGAAYFWPAIDAWLQRVYTEQGS